Below is a window of Komagataella phaffii GS115 chromosome 1, complete sequence DNA.
TTATCGATGGTCCCACGCCGACTATCGAAGGTGGTTTGGTCAAGAAGTTGACCCTAAGATCGTTATTAACTCATCATTTGGATATCATGTCTATACCCCGGCGTTCATTCTTCATGATTGCCCATCATTTCTCCACCGATGAGCGTGAGAGAGAAAAGCTATATGAGTTTTCTCTCATTGAGAACATTGATGCTCTGTACGATTACGCCAATCGACCAAGACGATCAATTTTGGAGACCATACTGGAGTTTCATTCATTACACATTCCGGTTCAATATGTATTTGATCTCATTCCAACCATCAAGCCAAGAttattttccatttcatcGAATCCAAGCCCTTCTACTGTTGAGCTCACTGTCGCTATCGTGGAGTATCGTACAATTATTAAACGACTCAGAAAAGGTGTGTGCACGAGATGGGTAaaagagttggaagaaaatgatagaatcaagttttcaattcaCCCGAACAATGTCAAGTTTTCCTCTGGACCTTTGATAATGGTTGCCCCAGGAACTGGAATAGCACCAGTCAAATCAATCATTGAGCAAAGACTAGAACTAGGACTGCAAGACATGTATCTCTTTACTGGAAACAGATTTCATGATAAGGATTTTCTTTACGGTGATTTATGGGAATCTCTCGCATCAAAGAGCCAACTCCAACTCTTTCCCTCATTTTCCAGAGATGAGAAAAAATCATATGTTCAAGACACATTGTATGCACAGAGTAACCTGATCTTTGACCTTATTTATAATAAAAATGCCACTTTCTACCTATGTGGATCATCCGGAAAAATGCCCATTCAGGTTAGAATCACCATAGAAACCATATTAGAAGATCATTTGGGAATTTCGAACGAAGAGTCGAAGAGTTTATGTTTAGAGCTAGAGAATAAGGGGAGATACATCCAGGAGACGTGGTAAGTGGATTTttattcaaagtttttccGAAGGGAACTAGGTTTTTTCCGAGAATTTCAGGATCTCACCGCTGCTAAAGCCGCAAGTCAGTGCATCGTGCAAAAGGCTAAGCATCGCAAGGGCGTAAACTCTCCCTTGGACAGTATCAAGAATGTTCCTACGTTACAAGATTGTGCATATCCTTCTATTTGGGTTCCTAATTGACTTGACTCACTCGGCGGCAGTTCCACAATTGAAACTGGCCCAGCAACAAGTCGATTTAAAAGATGATTTGAGAGGAGATAGTAAAATAATAGTACAATTAGCACAGAGAGACAAAATCCCATTTTTACGCACAGTTAAAGAGCTGCAGGGGTTGAATTGGATGCACGGTCTAGCTTCACGTGGTGTTCAAATCCCCGATCCAAATGATAAAATAATTATGTTCATCGAAGATATAAATCAAACTCATGAAGGAATCTAAGGAAGTTCCTAAAGCGTTGTCATTTCCGCTTTATACATAGAAAGGAAGTAGAGTAAAACATTTAACATCTAGGCTTTTTTGTAAGCTTCAGCCAATCCCAGAGACAGACCCTTTGCCTGTCTAGCATGGGCAAGAGCAGCAATAACGGCAGCCCCGACTCCTGATCCATCCTGAGACGGTACAATTTGAATTGGGTAGTTCTTTGGTTGGATATTCTGTTCCTTCCATCCAAAAATATCAGCCAAGGAGTCTGCAGCACGTTCTGGGAACTTTGGATACTTGTGGAAGACTGAACCGTCAGCGGCACAGTGGCATTTCTTGATATTCATCTTGGTGCAAGCAGCTCCAATTCCGCAGACAGAAAGTCTGGCTGATCTGTTTCCGATGATCTCAGATAGTGCTCTGGATAACCTTCTTTCATCCAATGTGGGCtcaatcttcaagaactcttggaaaagacGGACAACCTCTGGGAAATTCTCCAAGTCCTGATCACCTTCAATTTCGGCCAGGAAAGATGTGTCTAGGAGGTATGGGGTATATAGTAACTTAATCTGTTCAGAATCCTTGGaatatttttggaacaCCTGTTTCTCTTCGTAAAGTTCAACAAGGATTAGTCTGATGAGTTCACCCAAATAGTAACCAGCAGTCATCTTCTCGAAGGCTTGTTGCCCTGGTCTTGGGGATTGTTCGTCGATAAGAATATCGTACTTTGTACGTGGGAGAGACTCATGTTCGTTGTCAAAGGATCCGTACTCGCAGTTGATCAACATTGGAGATTCATCGGTAATGTCCGGTAAAAGCTTTCCTTTCAACTTTTCGATGTTTCCGACCCTATCATAGTAAGCACCGTTGACACCGGTTCCAAAAATCAGGCCCATCTCAGTTGTGGGGTCGGTGTATCTGGAAGCAACTAGGGCTCCAGCGGTGTCGTTAATCAAGGCAACCACTTTGATTGGCAGCTTTTTTTCGTTAATTTTGTCCATCAATAATGGGACAACGTCCTCACCTTCGACGTTAGGGATATCAAAACCTTTAGTCCATCTTTGAAGGACCCCGGTGTCGATTCTTGTTTGAGAGGCAGGGTAAGAAAATGTGAATCCCAATGGAAGGAGAGTACCTTTCTCGATTCCGTTCGGATGCAGCTTGTAGAAAAACTTCTCTAAGCAATCAGCTATAAACTCAAACAGTTCGTCTCTATTCCTCGTAGTTCTCATTCCTTTGGGAAGATGGTATTTCTCCTGTTCAGTTTCGAACTTTTGGCCTCCCAACAGGTGAACGAGGACAACTCTCAGGTTGGTTCCACCCAAGTCGATTGCCAGATAGTCACCGGTTTCGGTTCCGTTGGGGTAGTCCATGACCCAGACAGGGATCATGGGAATATTACCGCCCTTTGCAGACAGTCCCTTCTTGAGTTCTTCCACAAAGTGAGCAACGATCTGCTGCAATTTGGTGGGAGATACTTCGAAGGCATCTTGAATCTCCAACACCCTATCAGAAAGGTGTTGGCTAGTTATGGTGGAGGCAACCTGGTTAGCTGGTTTAGCAATAGGCATTATGGTGTGATGAAGTAGCAGAAGCTCTAGTGTAGagtgaaagaaaaaacGTGTGAAAAATactttggagaaaatgGGCACACTTTATATAGATTTTTGAGGGGGGTATTTTGCATGTTGGTTTAAGGCACTCTCATCCCCCGCGCGCTTCTTGCATCTCACTTTCGGAAAAACTCTGACGTGACAAATTTGAGTATTATCCGCATCCGAGTCTGCGCTGCTTTTGTGAAACATTTTGCTGCCCCCCCTGCCCTTTCGGGTTAAAAACACAGAGGAGACAACACGCGTGACTCCTCCTTAGTTACTACTGTAGAAGTACAGAGACTATTAGTTGCTAGATATGAACTTGATAATTCTTACTGAAGTATTTCTCTCTCTCGTGGCTGTGTCCGTTTCTACGCCAAGCCCCACGgagaaaatggaaaattcTGGAGTGGAGCCACTCGATTCTGATCAAATTTTCCTTCAGGTGGTAAATGTTCCGTGGAACCTGGTAGATGAGGATAATTCCCAGTGGTCACAGAGTAAGAGAAATGACTCCAGGAAGTTCAAGGCCCAGAGGATcagagagaaaaagattaGGTCTAAAAACCGTAGACAGAGGGTATCTTCTAACCACTACTCTGCTTCCCGTCGTAATCCGGGGAATTCTTATCCGTCCTCCAAAACTGTATCTAGGAAAGGATCTGTagtgaaaaagaagagacCAGCCGCACAACGTCAGAAAaaaggaaggaaaaagtCGTCTGCTGATAATTCACCCAAGTATGCAGAATCAGGAAGGCCTACGTTGGATTTCGGAAGAGACTCATTTGATACGAGCCGTGGGATCGAATACCAGAATAGGTTTAAAGATGGGCGAGTCAAAAGGAGCGATGAAAAATATCCCCCAGAAATCGCTTCCCCCACTAAGATTTCCCCGGATGAGGATTTCCCGAAAGAGGTTTCCCCAGATGAAAGCGGTCCAGTGAAAGCAAAAGAACATGGAACTGGTGAAAATGAAGTGGAGAATATGGATTTCCACGGAGAAGAGCTGATGAAAAAGGTGGGAAAAGGAATAAAGAAGATATTTCGGAAAAtaaaagagaaaaaagaggaagagaaaaggATGAAGACAAGGATGACGTGGAAgaggatgacgaagagGATAACGAAGAGGATAACGAAgaggatgacgaagagGATGACGAAGTGGcggaggaggaggaggatGACGAAGACAGTTATCATGGGGACTATGAAATGGATGATTGtgatgatgacattgaagatattgagGAAGCTGAAGAGTATGATGAGTATGAGAGTGATAGTGACGATTGTGATGATTCTGACTCTGCCAGTGaaactgatgatgattctgACAGTGACAGTGACAGTGACAGTGAAGATGATTGTGACGATACATTTGATGGCTATAAGGCAATCAGAATTGAAAGTCCTGGTTCCAAACCCAAAATTATCagaatgaaaaataacCCTAAGCTCAATACTTTCGACCCCAATGAATCTCATGCTTCGGTGGCTCCAAAAACCTCCTCCGCTAAATCCTCGCATCCTACTAGCTCCGCTAAGCCTAGTCAATCAATTCCCTCCATCAGCACCAAGTATCGCTCGGGATCTTCGCCCAAAGCAACTGGAAGTTCGAAgattaaagatttggataAACAGCTTAATCGCAATCTGactgatgaaaaattgaaacaCCAAAATCTCGTTCAACAGGAATTTCAACCCAGAAAAGGAGACATTTATCTTCCCGAGGATGAGAATGAACACAGTTCAGGTGGCTTCAAATATTCGTATCAAATTGGTCTGCTCCTGGGAGGACCACTAATAGTGGTACTAATCATGTGATGACATGATACTTATGAACCAAATTAGATTACACCACTTAAATAAATAGGGAATCACTGATGGATTTCAGGAGTTTCTCCTTTAACATGTGTCCCTCTCTTCAGCAGATCTGGTACCCCCTTTCATGAAATATTGAACAAAAACTTAGTAACTTGCATTTTTATCTATTTGATCTCCGTTTCTTCAGCTACACGCGAATCGTAGGACATACGTAAATTGCGGTGTGCTTAGCTTCTCCTGCAATAACCTTCTCGTCCCATCCCGTCTCTGTTGCCTCTCAGCTTCTTCAGTCCTCCGAGAAATGGAGCTAGTTCAAAGGGTTGATCTGCAACTGGGATACAACGATGTCACTTTGTCAAAGTCCCTGCTGAATGCCACCGTAGGCAGATGCTCGTCCTACTCTCCTTTGATAAATTATGAATCAAACAGCTTGAACCCTTGTTTCATCGGCTTAGTTGTATCTGCTCTGAGTGTACTTGTCATATTTGTTAGTGGTTTGCAATTGGTTGAGACTTTTCTCTCCCCAAAGCCGGGATCTCTCAAATCATGTAATGGACACTATTGGATGAGAATCAACTCTGTCCTCACTCAAGGTGCTTTATCTCTGGGGCTGGCTGTTGTCTCCTACAATTTATATGGCATTGTCAGCGATGTGAGAACAATGGGATACCTGCTATCTGCTGGATCCGTTTTTTTTGTATTACTCCCGTTGCACGCGTTGGAGCCAATTGTTCACATAAACCCCCGAGGTTCATTGTTATACTATTGGCTGGTTTCCATACCGGTAAATTTTTGTCTGTTTCTCCAGCAGTTATATGGCGAATACCCCGTTATTCGTGTAGAATCCAACGTGGTAAGTGCATTGTTCCTCTTATTACTTATCAACGGAACACATATATTTTTCTCAGAGTTGGTATTGTGGAAACCTACGTACCAGGTGGTCAACTACTACCTGGAGAATGGTTTGGATCTTGCAATTCCAAATGCCCTCTCAAGTATCACATTCACTTGGATGAACCCGCTAATCACCAAAGGCTACAAGCAAGGGTATTTAGATACTGAAGATTTGCCTAAAGTCCCAAAATTCTGTCAATCAAGATATTCTGAAAGGCGGTTGGCTCAAGAATGGAACAAGCAGAAAAAAACTGTCAAACCATCCCTACTTAAGTCCATTCTGGTGTCGTACGGCCTGCTTACTATGGGTGCTTGTGCTGTGGAACTTTCAGAAAATGTACTTAACTTCCTCCAACCATGGCTGTTGAGATATCTAATCCAATACTTTGATAATTATCAGAAATACCCCTTAGTTGTTGGATTTGCTATAGCTTTTGCAATGTTTTTTATCACCATTATTCAAAGTGTTTTATTCaaccagtttttcatcctcatctACCAGGTTGGAATCTCCCTCAGAGCAGGATTGATGAGTTTAATCTACAAGAAAACTCTAGTCTTATCAAACTCAGCTAAGAGCAAGCATACCACCGGAGAGATTGTCAACTTAATGTCTGTCGATGTAGGAAGAGTGGAAGATATTTCTCAGCATGTGCAAACGATGGTTTCCTCTCCTTTGAAGCTGGTCTTATGTCTTCTTTCGTTGTACAAACTTGTTGGTAATGCTACTTGGTCGGGCCTACTGGTGATGTTTTTAGTGATCCCAATAAATACATACCTCATCAAGAACCTTAGAGGGTATCATAAGCGACAAATGCAGTTCAAGGACGAAAGAACCCGTGCTGTCAATGATGTTTTGTCGTCCATCAAAAGTATCAAACTTTATGCCTGGGAAAAGCCAATGTTAGAAAAGATAGATCATTTGCGAAATGATAGAGAGTTGCAGAATTTAGAAAGAACAGGTTGCTTAGCGGCTGTGGTCAATTTTGCTTGGGCCTGTGTTCCTTTCTTTGtctcttgttcttgttttgCTGTCTTCGCATTTACTTCGTCTATCCCGTTGACTCCAGATATTGTTTTTCCAGCTATATCCTTATTCAACATCCTGTCAGTTCCAATTTTTTCGATCCCAGCTCTGTTAACTGCGTTAATTGAAACTTCTGTGTCCCTTGATCGTTTacaaaagtttttgacCAGTGATGAATTAATGAACGAGTTTATAaattttgatgatgatccTCCAGAAGTGGTACGTGGAGAGATAGTTGTCAAGAATTCTACTTTCCTGTGGTCATCTCCCTCCCCCAAAAGTGAAAATATTGACGAAGAGTCAAATATTGGAGATTCGTCTCAAATAGCACTGAAAGATATTACCTTCAGCGCTAAAAAAGGTACTTTAACCTGTGTTGTTGGAAGAGTCGGAAGTGGaaaatcaacttttttgaaggcTATACTAGGACAATTGTTAACTGTCTCCGCCGACCGCATTAATCCCCCCAAAATTTCTCTCTCGGGATCCGTAGCTTATTGTTCGCAGGTTCCCTGGATCATGAATGCAACGGTTAAAGAAAATATCTTATTTGGGCATAGATATGACGAAGCATTTTACCAACAATCCTTGGAAGCTTCGGCATTGGTTCCTGATTTAGAAGTTCTTCCTGATGGTGATGAGACTCTTGTGGGAGAAAAAGGTGTCTCATTATCAGGAGGACAAAAGGCAAGACTTTCCATCGCCAGAGCCGTTTACTCAAGAGCTGACATTATAATCCTGGATGATATTTTGTCTGCCGTTGATACTCATGTTGGTAAGCATATAATGGACCGAGTCCTGAGCAAGAATGGGCTactgaaaacaaaaactaGAATCCTCACTACCAACACCATCCCAATTTTGTATCAGGCTGACAGTATTCTGATGATCAAGAACGGtacaatttttgaaagaggagaCGCTCGTAGTATTGATGAGAAACAGGGAGAAATATATACGTTGGTGAATGAGTTTGCACAAGAAACTGGTAAAAGATTGACTTCCAACGAGGCAAGCGAGACTGAAACGGAATACAACGTGGACgaaaaagctgaagaattTTCAGAAGGGTCAGACGAAAATCCTACCCTTGATTTAGATACATTCTCTGTCCTCAGTGACCAAGTAGCACGGAGAGCAAGTTTGGCAACCCTAAAGTTTCCTCACACTACATCCACTCCTGATAAGAGAACTGCTCAATCACAAGAAACTAAGGAAAAAGGAAACGTGAAAATGGCAGTCTATAAAGCATACATTAAATCTTGCAGTTATTCCGGAGTGGCTCTTTTCATCGGATGTATCTTTCTATCTACAGCGTTATCTGTAGCCAGTAGTTATTGGCTGAAACACTGGTCAGAGCAGAATTTAAAGAACGGTGCCAACCTTCATATTATTCCATTCATAGCCACCTATACAGCTATTGGTTTAAGCTCCGCTGTTCTTTCTTCGCTGAAAACTGTGGTAATGTGGATGTTTTGTTCTATCAGAGCTTCGAAATCTTTCCACTCAACATTGACCCATAGCGTTATGAGATCACCattgtctttctttgagacAACGccaattggaagaatcaTGAATCGATTTTCCACGGATATGAATAAAGTAGATGAATCCTTGCCAAggacattttctttgtttttgcaGACATTGATCAAGGTATTCTTTACTGTCGCTATCCTGTCATTTACACTTCCGATTTTCATCGTTGTCGTTGCTGTTCTGTCTGTGTTTTATTTTTACTATCAACAGTATTATATGATGGCTTCAAGAGAATTACAGAGAATCATGAGTGTGACTAGAAGCCCTATTTTTGCGCACTTCCAGGAAACTTTGAACGGTGTTGACACTGTCAGGGCTTACAGACAAGAAAACAGATTCCTGTATTTGAACTCAGAAACTATTGATCGTAACCTGAAATCAGTCTATTGTTCTCGATCCACGAACCGTTGGTTGTCATTCAGGCTTCAATTGATCGGCTCTACCATGGTTTTAGCAGCCGCAATAATGGCAATTCTATCCACTTTGACAAAAAATCCACTAAGTTCCGGAACTGTTGGTTTGATCATTAGTTATGCTTTGGACATTACTAGCTCCCTATCGTGGGTGATTAGAGCCTGTGTCGCTGTTGAAACCAACATcgtttctgttgaaagaattgaagaatactGTCGCTTACCCTCTGAGGCACCATATGAACTTCCTGATCAGAAACCACCCCCAAATTGGCCAGAAAAGGGCTCCATTTCGTTTCACGACTATAGCACCCGTTATCGTGAAAATTTGGATCCggttttgaagaacttgaatATAAACATTCAACCAAAGGATAAAGTTGGCATTGTGGGACGAACAGGTGCTGGAAAAAGTACTCTATCTTTGGCTATTTTTAGAATTTTGGAAGCCTCAGAAGGGTATATTACCATTGATGGGATAAACATTTCTGAGCTGGGGCTATATGATTTGAGACATAGTCTGAGTATTATTCCCCAGGACTCGCAAGCTTTGGAAGGTACCGTGAGGCAGAACTTGGATCCTTTAGGTCTTTATGAAGATGAACAGTTGtggaaagttttggagTTGTCTCATTTGAAAGCTCATATAGAACAAATGGAgactgaagaagatgatgtCGTTCACAAGGGTCTAGATGCTAAGGTTTCGGAAGGAGGATTGAATTTATCGGTTGGTCAGAGACAACTGATGTGCTTAGCAAGAGCATTATTGAACTCCTCCAAAATATTGGTTTTGGATGAGGCCACTGCGGCTGTTGATGTAGAGACGGACACATTGATTCAGAAGACTATTAGGTCGGAGTTCAAGGATAGAACGATATTGACCATTGCCCATAGACTGGATACCATTATGGACAGTGATAAGATTGTTGTCATGGATAAGGGGGAGATAAAAGAGTTCGATACACCCGCTAATCTGTTGAAAGATACCAACAGTCTCTTCTACCAACTATGCTTACAGGGAAATTTTGTTCAGGAAGAGAATACCAATAGTGGCTCCTCTTAAATAGACCTCACATAAATATGATAAATTCGAGATTTACCCTTGAACATCCCCAACGTATCGCATATCCCTACCGTACTCTTGAGGAACTTGGAGCAGCCCATGGGTCCACCAAAAACGAGGCGAAAGAGTAACGGCTCAGGAATTGACAAAAAGCCCAATGTTGCGTTGGTACgagaatcttttgaatgtGCGAAGAAAGTCTTGGAGCTGGACTCTGATGAAGTCATTAAGAAAATGTCAACGGTGGAAAAGTCTAACATCTCACTGATTGTAGATTATAACAAAGTTTACGAGAAGCTGCAAGATGTCGAATCATCTGCCAATAACCTGAAAGAGCTAAACAGTCAAATTGAGCTTTTGAATAAAAATTTGCTTGCTGCTGAGAACAGCGTAACGAATCTAGAGGAGTTGATCCAAGAAGTTAATGGGTGGTCTCTGGCAATTGAGAAGGCAGTTGATGAAAGGGTTTGACGTGCTATTTACCTATACAGAAACTAGAGAAAACCACTCCTAATATCTCCTCAATTCCAACAGCTTCACCTGTGATTTTGCCAATTCCTTCCACTGAGTACCGCAAACTCTCCGTGGCTAAAACGTCGTCAATTCCATTATACGAACGAAACTCCTGAAATCCATGCAATACATCGTTGCTTAAGATATCCTGTGATCTTTGCGAAATACTTATTGGATCGGAATTGGTCGTTAACGTGATaattttgaatctttcaattaATGTGCCCATCAACGAGTCAATTCCATCTCTGTTAGCACATGatatcaaacaaaaagttgattcAGGTAATTTCAGCGCCTCGGAAAACTGTTTAATGATTTGGGAATGCTGATTCGGGTCCTCTAGTAAATCGGATTTGTTTAAAGCAACTAGTATGTTTTCTGAACAACTGGACGTCgagcttttcaaattttcaatgtgTTTGATTAGATCACTATTGATCTCCCTCAAGTCTACAGGTAAGATGATAACGGCAACGTCGCTGTTTAACGATTTGGTCGTTGCTCTTTTGATCCCTTCCTTTTCGATAATATCtgcatcttcaaaagatctaATGCCTGCAGTATCACCAATAACAACTTTATACCCACCAACATCCAAGGGTATATCTATACTGTCTCGGGTGGTTCCCGGTATGTCACTCACGATCACTGAATCTGAGTCTGAAAGAACATTCAACAATGACGACTTCCCAGCATTTGGCGGGCCAATCAATGATAATTTGATCCCCTTCATTAATATTTCAGATCGTTTTACCTTTTCCAAGTAATTTTTGATCTCCGCTTCCAGTAAATCGATATTTTTTGCTACTCTGCCAAACAGTTCATTTACCTCTTCAATATCATGGTCTTCACCAAAATCGATTACCGTAGTTAAAAGAGCTACATTCTTCACAATTTCTGTTCTCCAGCGGTGAAATAGATGTCTCGTCTCCCCCTTCAACGAAGTTAATGCTGAAACTCTCTGAAATTCTGTTTCAGCATCGATCATGTCACGTACACCTTCAACCTCAGTCAAGTCAAactttccattttgaaaCCCCCTTCTAGAAAACTCTCCTGGGTCTGCATATCTTATTGGAGCAGCAGATTCATGCAAATATTTGATGGCATTAAGAACACACTTGACCACGGCATTTCCTCCATGGACGTGGAGCTCCAAAACATCCTCTCCGGTATATGAGTTGGGGCCCTTAAAAAACAACGATAGGGCTTCATCCAATAGAACCCCCGATTTTGGATCGTAAAGCTTTCTCACACTGGCTAGCCTATGTCTTTGTAACCTCTTATCGTCATCTATACGAGATAACCTCTTGAATACATCCAATGTACTCGGACCGGATATTCGTATTACGGCAATGGCAGATCGCCCCTGCTTTGTGGATAATGCGTAAATAGTGGGTAATCGTACATCAGAAACCCATCGCTTCAGGACTCTAGGACACCTCAATTGGGGATTCCAACGAGGTTTCATTGGGGTCGGAAAGAGACTAGAGAGTGAAATAATTTCGAGATTAAATTACCTAAGATCGTTCAAGAAATATTTAGTACCCCATCAACATGAGTAAATTGATACGAAGATGGCCGATGTTCTCCCAAATCAGAGCATATGGCCATGAAAACCCATTGGTATGTTTTTTCCAAACCTGCTCAAGCTAATTGTGCTAACAAACCAAGGGTATACCCAGAAAGAAGGCCCCCGAAATGCCCAGAATGTCGAAAGGTCTGCCTATACGGCAGAAAATACCGAATGTGGAGAAAGTAATTTTGGTGTCCTCAGGAAAGGGTGGTGTTGGAAAGTCGACTGTCTCCACAAACTTGGCACTGTCTTTGCGAAACCTTGGGCTGAAAACAGGATTGTTGGATGCCGATTTATTTGGGCCTTCAATCCCCAAGTTAATGAACCTCGCTGGAGAACCAAGAATCACTGAAACAGGAAAGCTTATTCCACTGGTAAATTATGGAATCCAAACAATGTCCATGGGATACCTGATTagtgaagaaaatgctGTTGTATGGAGAGGTCTTATGGTTATGAAAGCTCTACAGCAACTTCTATTTGAAGTACAATGGGAGGATTTAGACATTTTGGTCATTGATATGCCTCCTGGAACTGGAGATACCCAGTTAACTATTAGTCAGCAGGTCAAAGTTGATGGTTCTGTCATAGTGTCTACCCCTCAAGATATTGCCCTTCTAGATGCAGTTAAGGGAATTACAATGTTCAACAAGGTCAACATACCGGTATGTAAAGAGACTTCACTACTCATTCgatcaatttttttatAATTACTAACTTAGAACTATAGATACTGGGACTGGTTCAAAACATGAGCTTCTTTTTGTGCCCCAATTGCAACCATGAATCCCATGTTTTTGGAACAGATGGAGTGTTGAGAGAAGCTTCCAAGCACAACCTTGAAGTACTGGGGTCCATCCCCCtaaatgaaaagatttgcACTCAATCTGATATAGGCAAACCCGTTGCCATTTCAGACCCTCAATTGGCACCCTTTTATGCATCTATTGCAGAGAAGGTTCGAGCCAAACTATTTTAGAAGCCTACACCATCCCACCAGAAACCCACTATTGTGGTCAGAGTTGCGTCAGATTGCATAAGGCTGCGGCTCCTCAAGATCCGCTTTCCTGATGCCTTTCAGAGCAAAATCCATCATCAGACACAAATTGATACCAAAATCTCTTTTTGTACAACCTTGTGCTGACACCCTATTCGATTGCTAGTGAGATTATGAGAAGCGTAGGTATTGCTTTAATTTGCCTAGGAATGGTGGGAGCACTTGCACATGATGATTCAAGAGACAGTCCAACACTACCCAAAAGTATCACTCCTCAGCAAGTGCAGATggatcttcaaagattggAACAATTGACTGATGAGCAACTTGaccaattggaagagtACTTCTCCATTAATCAGGCGTCTTCCCCTGGATTTGGGTATATTGGGGATGAGGATATCACAGCTGGTCTGGCAGATGAGGAGTTGGGAAACACCGTATCAGCTTCAAGTTCCGATATTGGCGTTGACAGCACGGAGACTATAGCGCCCGGTGATATTGATCCCGCAAAAACAGCACCCGATAGGGCAGATTCAATCGATAACTTGGGATTACCGTTCccttggaagaaaaaaaagaaagacgATGACGATTgtgacgatgatgatgatggtgaCGAAGGCGACAATAGTGGTAATGATGCTGAAGGTTCTCGTAATAAGGTCATAATTGTTACGTTTGGGCGAGATGAGAACGCAACGCTTGCACGTATTCAGCAATTTCAATCCCATACTGCTAAGAGCAGTCTTAGTCAAGAAGGATCCCCTACTAAAAAAGCGTTCCACTTCAAGGAAGGAACTGTAATTCCACTTACAGCTGAAGACGGACTTCAATTGGAGGCACTGATAAACCTTCATCAGGGGAATACTAGTGCtgaaacttcaagttttgatCAATATAGTAATGGAGCAAAACCTAGACTGGGAGGCAT
It encodes the following:
- a CDS encoding Bile pigment transporter; protein product: MELVQRVDLQLGYNDVTLSKSLLNATVGRCSSYSPLINYESNSLNPCFIGLVVSALSVLVIFVSGLQLVETFLSPKPGSLKSCNGHYWMRINSVLTQGALSLGLAVVSYNLYGIVSDVRTMGYLLSAGSVFFVLLPLHALEPIVHINPRGSLLYYWLVSIPVNFCLFLQQLYGEYPVIRVESNVVSALFLLLLINGTHIFFSELVLWKPTYQVVNYYLENGLDLAIPNALSSITFTWMNPLITKGYKQGYLDTEDLPKVPKFCQSRYSERRLAQEWNKQKKTVKPSLLKSILVSYGLLTMGACAVELSENVLNFLQPWLLRYLIQYFDNYQKYPLVVGFAIAFAMFFITIIQSVLFNQFFILIYQVGISLRAGLMSLIYKKTLVLSNSAKSKHTTGEIVNLMSVDVGRVEDISQHVQTMVSSPLKLVLCLLSLYKLVGNATWSGLLVMFLVIPINTYLIKNLRGYHKRQMQFKDERTRAVNDVLSSIKSIKLYAWEKPMLEKIDHLRNDRELQNLERTGCLAAVVNFAWACVPFFVSCSCFAVFAFTSSIPLTPDIVFPAISLFNILSVPIFSIPALLTALIETSVSLDRLQKFLTSDELMNEFINFDDDPPEVVRGEIVVKNSTFLWSSPSPKSENIDEESNIGDSSQIALKDITFSAKKGTLTCVVGRVGSGKSTFLKAILGQLLTVSADRINPPKISLSGSVAYCSQVPWIMNATVKENILFGHRYDEAFYQQSLEASALVPDLEVLPDGDETLVGEKGVSLSGGQKARLSIARAVYSRADIIILDDILSAVDTHVGKHIMDRVLSKNGLLKTKTRILTTNTIPILYQADSILMIKNGTIFERGDARSIDEKQGEIYTLVNEFAQETGKRLTSNEASETETEYNVDEKAEEFSEGSDENPTLDLDTFSVLSDQVARRASLATLKFPHTTSTPDKRTAQSQETKEKGNVKMAVYKAYIKSCSYSGVALFIGCIFLSTALSVASSYWLKHWSEQNLKNGANLHIIPFIATYTAIGLSSAVLSSLKTVVMWMFCSIRASKSFHSTLTHSVMRSPLSFFETTPIGRIMNRFSTDMNKVDESLPRTFSLFLQTLIKVFFTVAILSFTLPIFIVVVAVLSVFYFYYQQYYMMASRELQRIMSVTRSPIFAHFQETLNGVDTVRAYRQENRFLYLNSETIDRNLKSVYCSRSTNRWLSFRLQLIGSTMVLAAAIMAILSTLTKNPLSSGTVGLIISYALDITSSLSWVIRACVAVETNIVSVERIEEYCRLPSEAPYELPDQKPPPNWPEKGSISFHDYSTRYRENLDPVLKNLNINIQPKDKVGIVGRTGAGKSTLSLAIFRILEASEGYITIDGINISELGLYDLRHSLSIIPQDSQALEGTVRQNLDPLGLYEDEQLWKVLELSHLKAHIEQMETEEDDVVHKGLDAKVSEGGLNLSVGQRQLMCLARALLNSSKILVLDEATAAVDVETDTLIQKTIRSEFKDRTILTIAHRLDTIMDSDKIVVMDKGEIKEFDTPANLLKDTNSLFYQLCLQGNFVQEENTNSGSS
- a CDS encoding Mitochondrial protein, forms a heterodimer complex with Mto1p; this encodes MKPRWNPQLRCPRVLKRWVSDVRLPTIYALSTKQGRSAIAVIRISGPSTLDVFKRLSRIDDDKRLQRHRLASVRKLYDPKSGVLLDEALSLFFKGPNSYTGEDVLELHVHGGNAVVKCVLNAIKYLHESAAPIRYADPGEFSRRGFQNGKFDLTEVEGVRDMIDAETEFQRVSALTSLKGETRHLFHRWRTEIVKNVALLTTVIDFGEDHDIEEVNELFGRVAKNIDLLEAEIKNYLEKVKRSEILMKGIKLSLIGPPNAGKSSLLNVLSDSDSVIVSDIPGTTRDSIDIPLDVGGYKVVIGDTAGIRSFEDADIIEKEGIKRATTKSLNSDVAVIILPVDLREINSDLIKHIENLKSSTSSCSENILVALNKSDLLEDPNQHSQIIKQFSEALKLPESTFCLISCANRDGIDSLMGTLIERFKIITLTTNSDPISISQRSQDILSNDVLHGFQEFRSYNGIDDVLATESLRYSVEGIGKITGEAVGIEEILGVVFSSFCIGK